A DNA window from Gemmatimonadota bacterium contains the following coding sequences:
- a CDS encoding heme lyase CcmF/NrfE family subunit, with protein sequence MTRILGLTTVALALALSLYGLAAAVLGVRRRRPELVRSARFAAYTNFGLLTLANLAMVYALVTHDFSISYVAQVGSRSTPLFYTIISLWSALEGSILFWGWVLAGYTALVVYLNRERPGALVPYALATMLGVGSFFYLLLVGPANPFGRMFPVPPDGPGPNPLLQNHVLMAVHPPLLYLGYVGMTVPFAFAIGALLSGRLDDAWSRTTRRWTVTAWMLLSAAIIAGMWWSYEVLGWGGYWAWDPVENASFMPWLTATAFLHSAMVQERRDMLKAWTLSLIIATFLLTILGTFLTRSGILSSVHAFTQGPIGLFFLAFIATVLVFSLALLAGRSSDLRSAGRLDSVASRETVFLVNNLLFAAFTFTVLLGTLFPLVAEAMRGVKVSVGAPFFNRMTVPLCVTLLFLVGVGPALPWRAAAPGYLRQRFAAPAGALVLAFLGTLAAGVRAPYSVLAFAFAAFALVTNIQEFVVGTRARMRAHGEGPATALRRLVGAQPRRYGGYVVHLGIVVVALGVAASSSFRYEREATLRPGAVLSVRDYRIRFDDLWGREEPQRFVVGANLSLLDGRGMASGRLSPRLNFYNSTGEPVPTPAVRSRPRHDLYATLLAFEEDGSSATFSFFIQPLVAWIWAGGGMVALGALIALWAGRLGQRAAAPGKGDEA encoded by the coding sequence ATGACACGCATCCTGGGGCTCACGACGGTAGCGCTCGCGCTGGCGCTTTCGCTCTACGGCCTGGCCGCCGCGGTGTTGGGCGTACGCCGGCGCCGGCCCGAGCTGGTGCGCAGCGCGCGTTTTGCCGCTTACACCAACTTCGGGCTGCTCACCCTGGCTAACCTGGCCATGGTGTACGCGCTGGTCACCCACGATTTCAGCATCTCCTACGTGGCGCAGGTGGGCAGCCGGTCGACGCCGCTGTTCTACACCATCATTTCGTTGTGGAGCGCGCTCGAGGGGTCGATCCTGTTCTGGGGGTGGGTCCTGGCCGGTTATACGGCATTGGTCGTGTACTTGAATCGGGAACGGCCGGGCGCACTGGTGCCATACGCGCTGGCCACCATGCTGGGCGTGGGAAGCTTCTTCTACCTGCTGCTGGTCGGGCCGGCCAATCCCTTTGGCCGCATGTTCCCCGTCCCGCCCGATGGGCCGGGGCCGAACCCCTTGCTGCAGAACCATGTCCTCATGGCCGTGCACCCGCCGCTGCTTTACCTGGGCTATGTAGGGATGACCGTGCCCTTCGCGTTCGCGATCGGCGCGCTCCTCTCGGGGAGGCTGGACGACGCCTGGAGCCGGACGACCCGCCGCTGGACCGTCACCGCCTGGATGTTGCTGTCCGCCGCCATCATCGCGGGAATGTGGTGGTCGTACGAAGTGCTGGGATGGGGCGGCTACTGGGCGTGGGATCCAGTCGAGAACGCTTCCTTCATGCCCTGGCTCACGGCAACGGCATTCCTGCACTCGGCCATGGTGCAGGAGCGACGGGACATGCTCAAGGCCTGGACGTTGAGCTTGATTATCGCGACTTTCCTGCTCACCATCCTGGGCACCTTTCTCACGCGCAGCGGGATCCTCTCCTCGGTCCACGCCTTCACCCAGGGCCCCATTGGCCTCTTCTTCCTGGCGTTCATCGCGACGGTGCTCGTATTCTCGCTCGCCCTGCTGGCGGGGCGCAGCAGCGACCTGCGCTCGGCGGGCCGGCTGGACAGCGTGGCATCGCGCGAAACGGTGTTTCTGGTGAACAACCTGCTGTTCGCCGCCTTCACCTTCACCGTCCTGCTGGGAACACTCTTCCCGCTGGTCGCCGAGGCGATGCGCGGCGTGAAGGTCAGTGTGGGCGCCCCGTTCTTTAACCGCATGACGGTGCCGCTGTGCGTGACGCTCCTCTTCCTCGTGGGGGTTGGCCCGGCGCTGCCCTGGCGTGCGGCGGCGCCCGGCTACCTGCGGCAGCGCTTTGCCGCGCCGGCCGGAGCACTCGTGCTGGCCTTCCTCGGCACGCTGGCCGCCGGAGTGCGCGCACCCTACAGCGTCCTGGCCTTCGCCTTCGCCGCCTTCGCGCTGGTAACCAATATCCAGGAATTCGTGGTCGGCACGCGCGCCCGCATGCGGGCACACGGAGAAGGACCCGCTACCGCGCTACGGCGCCTCGTCGGCGCGCAGCCCAGGCGTTACGGCGGCTACGTGGTCCACCTGGGCATCGTTGTAGTGGCGCTCGGCGTTGCCGCCTCGTCCTCTTTCCGCTACGAGCGGGAGGCAACGCTGCGGCCGGGGGCGGTCCTGTCCGTCCGGGACTACCGCATCCGCTTCGATGACCTGTGGGGTCGGGAAGAGCCTCAGCGCTTCGTGGTGGGCGCCAACCTGAGTCTGCTGGATGGAAGGGGCATGGCCAGCGGCCGGCTCTCGCCGCGCCTCAACTTTTACAACAGCACTGGCGAGCCGGTGCCGACGCCCGCCGTCCGCAGCAGACCCCGCCATGATCTGTACGCCACGCTCCTGGCCTTCGAGGAGGATGGCTCCTCGGCTACTTTCTCGTTCTTCATTCAGCCCCTGGTGGCCTGGATCTGGGCTGGCGGGGGCATGGTGGCTCTGGGCGCATTGATCGCGCTCTGGGCCGGCCGGTTGGGGCAGCGCGCCGCCGCGCCAGGGAAGGGGGACGAGGCGTGA
- a CDS encoding redoxin domain-containing protein: MNWRRAILGALVAVPLLALFLFGLGRVPRAIPSPLPGRPAPLFALESLDRGDTVRLAGLRGQVVVLNFWASWCLACRDEHAALSAVAENYRDRGVRFFGLLYNDSPENGRRWIEEMGGQSYPSLIDPGSRTAIDYGLYGVPETFFITADGAVGHKQIGPVTVPLLERTLDALLASPPETAR; this comes from the coding sequence GTGAACTGGCGGCGGGCTATCCTGGGAGCGCTGGTCGCCGTGCCACTGCTGGCGCTCTTCCTTTTCGGCCTCGGCCGCGTTCCGCGGGCCATTCCTTCGCCGCTGCCAGGCCGTCCCGCCCCGCTCTTTGCCCTCGAATCGCTGGACAGAGGGGATACGGTCCGCCTGGCCGGGCTCCGGGGGCAGGTGGTGGTACTCAACTTCTGGGCGTCGTGGTGCCTGGCCTGCCGGGACGAACACGCAGCCCTGTCCGCTGTGGCCGAAAACTATCGTGATCGGGGCGTGCGCTTCTTTGGCCTCCTCTACAACGACTCGCCGGAGAACGGCCGGCGCTGGATCGAGGAAATGGGCGGCCAGAGCTATCCCTCGCTGATCGACCCTGGCTCCCGCACCGCCATCGATTACGGGCTGTACGGCGTCCCGGAAACCTTCTTCATCACCGCGGATGGCGCCGTGGGGCACAAGCAGATCGGACCGGTGACCGTGCCCCTGCTCGAACGGACGCTGGACGCGCTGCTGGCAAGTCCGCCGGAGACGGCGCGGTGA
- a CDS encoding cytochrome c-type biogenesis protein CcmH produces the protein MSWLPLALLWALLPGAVAPQEPMPDSALEARTRQVAAELRCPVCQGLSIQDSPSELAREMRAVVRDQLAAGRTPAQVRAYFVSKYGEWILLQPQPQGFNLLIYLLPAAALLGGGTVLVLALRRWTRPQVQTAAAGEPRAPAMPGR, from the coding sequence GTGAGCTGGCTGCCGCTGGCCCTGCTGTGGGCGCTGTTGCCCGGGGCCGTAGCGCCACAGGAGCCGATGCCGGACAGCGCGCTCGAGGCGCGGACGCGGCAGGTCGCGGCAGAGCTTCGCTGCCCGGTCTGCCAGGGCCTTTCCATCCAGGATTCGCCCTCCGAGCTGGCGCGAGAAATGCGCGCTGTGGTGAGGGACCAGCTCGCCGCTGGCCGGACGCCTGCGCAGGTAAGAGCTTACTTTGTCAGCAAATATGGCGAGTGGATCCTGCTCCAGCCGCAACCTCAGGGTTTCAACCTGCTCATCTATCTCCTCCCGGCGGCCGCGCTCCTGGGCGGCGGGACGGTCCTAGTGCTCGCCCTGCGGCGCTGGACGCGCCCCCAGGTGCAAACCGCTGCGGCGGGCGAGCCGCGTGCGCCGGCAATGCCCGGCCGTTGA
- a CDS encoding prolipoprotein diacylglyceryl transferase — protein sequence MYPVLIEIGGFKLTTFGLMIFLSFLAGAWAQGVQLERRGYSRELAWETLAWVAIAGILGAKLYYLGLHSRDLLANPLRELTARGGLVWYGGLFGGILAFYWQVRKRNLPVAPLFDSVAPALALAYAVGRIGCFLVGDDYGLPTSSWVGIAFPEGTPPSTAGYLRSVGADVPSQLPDSAILAVHPTQLYEVAAALVMFAILWKLARRRLAPGRLFALYLAFYGLERFLVEFVRAKSDRFILGLSTSQMASLVLLGAATYVWQRRRATLERRPAPAHAG from the coding sequence ATGTACCCGGTACTCATAGAAATTGGCGGCTTCAAGCTGACAACTTTCGGGCTCATGATCTTCCTGTCCTTCCTGGCAGGGGCCTGGGCCCAGGGGGTGCAGCTCGAGCGCCGCGGCTACAGCCGTGAGCTGGCCTGGGAGACGCTCGCGTGGGTCGCCATTGCCGGGATCCTGGGCGCGAAACTGTATTATCTGGGGCTGCACTCGAGGGACCTGCTGGCCAACCCGCTGCGCGAACTCACGGCCCGGGGCGGGCTGGTCTGGTACGGCGGCCTCTTCGGCGGCATCCTCGCCTTCTACTGGCAGGTGCGCAAGCGCAACCTCCCGGTCGCGCCGCTCTTCGACAGTGTCGCACCGGCGCTTGCCCTGGCCTACGCCGTCGGCCGCATCGGCTGTTTCCTGGTCGGCGACGACTACGGGCTGCCCACCAGCAGTTGGGTCGGTATCGCGTTCCCGGAAGGGACGCCGCCCAGCACGGCGGGCTACCTGCGCTCTGTCGGCGCCGACGTCCCTTCCCAGCTCCCAGACTCCGCAATTCTGGCAGTGCATCCGACGCAGCTCTACGAGGTGGCGGCGGCACTCGTGATGTTCGCCATCCTGTGGAAGCTGGCGCGCAGGCGGCTCGCGCCCGGCCGGCTCTTCGCACTCTACCTCGCGTTCTACGGCCTTGAGCGGTTCCTGGTCGAATTCGTGCGCGCCAAGAGCGACCGCTTCATCTTGGGGCTTTCCACCTCGCAGATGGCCAGCCTGGTGCTGCTTGGCGCAGCCACCTACGTGTGGCAGCGGCGTCGGGCAACGCTCGAGAGGCGTCCTGCCCCCGCCCACGCCGGCTAA